From a single Desulfitibacter sp. BRH_c19 genomic region:
- a CDS encoding glycine reductase, producing the protein MDNIAIKSSIGDIFEEIANALETGTFGSKTRVGITILGSELGKDEIVSGAEKAQNSNPDLEVVVIGHGVETKLEIIEAIDEKHAHKLMDEMLCSGELNAAVTMHYNFPIGVSTVGKVITPGKGKEMYLATTTGTSATERVSGMLKNAIYGIAAAKASGNSIPTIGILNIDGARHLERALRHLKDNGFPIKFTESARSDGGVVMRGNDLLLGVPDIMVTDSLTGNVLMKMFSAFSSGGNYESTGYGYGPGIGEKYDRVICILSRASGAPVVANAIKYAGDLAKGKLLNQVEILFAEAKKAGLNELISSIESSSSSVKKYNVDHAVTPPPAKIVTDDIPGIEILELDEAAQLLWKNGIYATTGMGCTGPIVQIAEEDKEAAVQLLKEHKFIG; encoded by the coding sequence TTGGACAATATAGCAATAAAAAGTTCCATAGGGGATATATTTGAAGAAATAGCAAACGCCCTTGAAACAGGTACGTTTGGAAGTAAAACAAGAGTTGGTATAACAATTCTTGGTAGTGAATTAGGAAAAGATGAAATAGTCTCAGGGGCAGAAAAGGCTCAAAATAGCAATCCTGATTTAGAAGTAGTTGTGATAGGCCATGGAGTAGAAACAAAGTTAGAAATTATTGAGGCTATTGATGAAAAACATGCCCATAAGTTAATGGATGAAATGCTTTGTAGTGGTGAGTTAAATGCTGCAGTTACAATGCATTATAATTTTCCAATAGGAGTCTCTACTGTTGGAAAGGTAATCACTCCTGGTAAAGGTAAAGAAATGTATTTAGCAACTACAACAGGAACATCTGCTACTGAACGGGTATCAGGCATGCTCAAAAACGCTATTTATGGAATAGCAGCAGCTAAAGCATCTGGTAATAGTATCCCAACTATAGGGATCCTAAATATCGACGGAGCAAGGCATCTGGAAAGAGCTTTAAGACATCTAAAAGATAATGGCTTTCCTATTAAGTTTACTGAATCTGCCAGAAGTGATGGTGGAGTTGTTATGCGTGGCAACGATCTTCTACTTGGAGTACCTGACATCATGGTAACAGATAGCTTGACAGGGAATGTTTTAATGAAAATGTTTTCAGCTTTTTCAAGTGGAGGCAATTATGAGTCTACTGGTTACGGATATGGTCCTGGCATTGGAGAAAAATACGATAGAGTTATCTGTATTCTTTCAAGGGCATCTGGAGCACCAGTAGTTGCCAATGCAATCAAATATGCAGGTGATCTTGCAAAGGGGAAGCTTCTAAACCAAGTGGAAATACTCTTTGCAGAAGCAAAAAAAGCAGGACTAAATGAACTTATAAGCTCAATAGAAAGCTCATCTAGCTCTGTTAAGAAATATAATGTAGATCATGCGGTTACACCACCGCCTGCCAAGATAGTTACTGACGATATTCCAGGAATAGAAATTTTGGAGCTTGATGAGGCTGCACAATTATTGTGGAAAAATGGTATTTATGCAACAACGGGTATGGGTTGTACTGGCCCGATTGTTCAGATAGCCGAAGAGGACAAAGAAGCAGCAGTACAACTTCTAAAAGAGCATAAGTTTATTGGATAA
- a CDS encoding glycine reductase — MNYPVIKGASYALVHAPDMVVHQGTTQTSERKKNPDSEYLLKLPKHLRSFKDAIKYPPNQVYIGNIVPMELNNIERPWFKNSISDANSEGKYGEIVPEELFLGIIKVVDSFDLVYLEKDFQATVKEKIINHKVFRDIKANDKLDRNPAEIEEIEKLVNGHRAEPLYYEGKLVGCVKKAHDSDPALTEHIMFENLVAKASAVVSLKLLFAKTDLEASQVDYIIETSEEACGDMNQRGGGNFAKAIGEICGCINATGSDTRGFCAAPAHGMIQASALVQSGVFNNVVVVAGGAVAKLGMNGKDHVAKDMPILEDVLGAFAIHVGENDGISPVIRTDVVGRHKIGSGASPQALNQAIVFDPIEKVGWRVSDIDKFSVEMQNPEITEAAGAGDVPKANYKMIAAHGVKKGEFDRSEIDAQVARFGMPGFAPTQGHIPSGVPFIGFARDLILKGDINRVMVIGKGSLFLGRLTNLFDGVSFVIEKNSGIKGTGVNKEEVRKMIADAMRNLADTLKA; from the coding sequence ATGAATTATCCTGTAATAAAGGGTGCGAGCTATGCATTGGTTCATGCTCCTGATATGGTAGTTCACCAGGGAACTACCCAAACTTCTGAGCGGAAAAAGAATCCGGATTCTGAATACCTTCTTAAATTGCCAAAACATTTAAGAAGTTTTAAAGATGCTATAAAGTATCCACCAAATCAGGTCTATATCGGAAATATAGTTCCAATGGAATTGAATAATATAGAAAGACCTTGGTTTAAAAATTCAATAAGTGATGCAAATAGTGAAGGCAAATATGGTGAGATAGTCCCAGAAGAATTGTTTTTAGGAATCATAAAAGTAGTTGATTCTTTTGACCTAGTTTACCTTGAGAAAGATTTTCAGGCTACTGTTAAAGAAAAAATCATTAATCATAAAGTTTTCAGAGATATAAAGGCTAATGATAAATTAGATAGAAATCCAGCAGAAATTGAAGAAATAGAAAAACTTGTTAACGGTCATAGAGCAGAGCCTTTGTACTATGAAGGAAAACTAGTTGGTTGCGTTAAAAAAGCCCATGATAGTGATCCAGCTTTAACTGAACATATAATGTTTGAAAACTTAGTTGCTAAAGCATCAGCAGTAGTTTCTTTAAAACTACTATTTGCAAAAACAGATTTGGAAGCTTCTCAAGTTGACTATATTATAGAAACTTCAGAAGAGGCCTGCGGAGATATGAATCAAAGAGGTGGAGGAAACTTTGCCAAGGCTATTGGTGAGATTTGTGGGTGCATTAATGCTACAGGTTCAGATACGCGTGGTTTTTGTGCAGCACCCGCCCATGGGATGATACAAGCATCTGCATTAGTACAATCAGGAGTATTTAATAATGTGGTTGTAGTTGCGGGGGGAGCAGTAGCAAAACTTGGTATGAATGGTAAGGATCATGTTGCAAAAGATATGCCAATTCTTGAAGATGTTTTAGGAGCTTTTGCCATCCATGTTGGTGAAAATGATGGGATAAGTCCTGTGATTAGAACAGACGTGGTTGGTAGACATAAAATTGGTTCGGGTGCATCTCCACAGGCACTAAATCAAGCAATAGTTTTTGATCCCATAGAAAAGGTTGGGTGGAGAGTATCTGATATAGATAAGTTTTCCGTTGAAATGCAAAATCCAGAGATTACTGAAGCAGCTGGTGCTGGAGATGTTCCCAAGGCGAATTACAAAATGATTGCTGCTCATGGTGTGAAGAAGGGAGAGTTTGATCGATCAGAAATTGATGCTCAGGTAGCTCGTTTTGGAATGCCGGGCTTTGCGCCAACTCAGGGCCATATTCCTTCGGGAGTTCCATTCATAGGATTTGCCAGAGACTTAATCTTAAAAGGTGATATTAATAGAGTTATGGTCATTGGAAAGGGAAGTCTGTTTTTGGGACGCCTCACAAACCTTTTTGACGGGGTTTCCTTCGTAATTGAAAAGAACTCAGGTATAAAGGGCACAGGTGTAAATAAAGAAGAAGTACGTAAGATGATAGCTGATGCTATGAGAAATCTTGCTGACACACTTAAGGCGTAG
- a CDS encoding glycine/sarcosine/betaine reductase complex protein A (GrdA accepts a carboxymethylselenoether from protein B and transfers it to protein C forming a protein C-bound acetyl-thioester; oxidized GrdA is then reduced by thioredoxin): MDLENQARIKDLFDKHGAENLVVVLGGAEAEASGLAAETVANGDPTFAGPLAGVQLGLKAYHMFEEEIKGEVDPAVYEEHISMMEMVLDLDAIVKEVKEIREQFTT; encoded by the coding sequence ATGGACCTGGAAAACCAGGCAAGGATTAAGGATCTTTTTGACAAACATGGAGCAGAAAATTTAGTAGTTGTTTTAGGCGGTGCTGAAGCTGAAGCATCCGGATTAGCTGCTGAAACTGTAGCCAATGGAGATCCAACCTTTGCAGGTCCATTAGCTGGAGTCCAGTTGGGACTCAAAGCATATCATATGTTTGAAGAAGAAATTAAGGGTGAAGTAGATCCAGCAGTATATGAAGAACATATCAGTATGATGGAAATGGTTTTAGATTTAGACGCGATTGTGAAAGAGGTAAAAGAAATAAGAGAACAATTTACCACATAG
- a CDS encoding glycine reductase: MKMLKDKKVVVLGDRDGIPGPAIDECIKSAGGEVIFSTTECFV, translated from the coding sequence ATAAAAATGCTTAAGGATAAAAAAGTTGTTGTCCTAGGTGATAGGGATGGAATTCCTGGGCCAGCTATTGATGAATGTATAAAAAGTGCTGGTGGCGAAGTGATTTTTTCTACCACAGAATGTTTTGTTTGA
- a CDS encoding thioredoxin, with protein MFDKENFEAEVLGSSGLVLVDFWSPKCEPCKELLPEIEALAEKYGSNIKFGKVDVSQNRRLAIGQKVMGLPTIVIYKDGEKAAEMSKDFTAEDVEVKINELL; from the coding sequence ATGTTTGATAAGGAAAACTTTGAGGCTGAAGTATTGGGTTCTTCTGGATTGGTGCTAGTTGATTTTTGGAGTCCTAAGTGTGAACCTTGCAAAGAGTTATTGCCAGAAATTGAAGCTCTTGCAGAAAAGTATGGTAGCAATATTAAGTTTGGAAAGGTTGATGTATCCCAGAACCGCCGTCTTGCAATAGGACAAAAAGTTATGGGTTTGCCTACTATAGTCATTTATAAAGATGGAGAAAAAGCAGCAGAAATGTCTAAAGATTTTACTGCAGAGGATGTAGAAGTAAAAATAAATGAATTATTGTAG
- a CDS encoding pyridine nucleotide-disulfide oxidoreductase, which translates to MTKQIWDILVVGGGPAGLTAGIYGARSKMKTLILEKGRPGGQAATTEEMENYPGFGRGATGPNIMKSITKHAEEFGVSIKKEFVSDLDLDGDIKIVTTKKGEEFYGKTVVLCPGANPRSLGIKGEKKFIGKGVSYCATCDADFYEELDVVVVGNGDAAIEEAIYLTKFAEKVTVIVIHDEGILDANKASQEKAFANPKIDFIWNSVLDEIKGDGLVETVAIKNLKTGEISEVETNGVFFFVGYVPNTEFLKGKIALDDHGYIIVNEKMETSIPGVYAAGDANQKFLRQVVTAASDGAIAAFAADKYLAEEENFKMQVLDAKETVLVAFWSPQSEESIEAVSLLEQNIEQFTDTKLVKIDLYRNHLVASRYNVNSIPTILVFEKGEVVNRLSGLLKKDVIKELAANTN; encoded by the coding sequence ATGACTAAACAAATTTGGGATATACTTGTTGTTGGTGGTGGACCTGCAGGGTTGACAGCAGGTATCTATGGTGCAAGATCCAAGATGAAGACTTTAATACTAGAAAAGGGAAGACCAGGTGGTCAAGCGGCAACCACAGAGGAAATGGAGAATTACCCAGGCTTTGGAAGGGGCGCAACTGGTCCTAATATAATGAAGTCCATAACAAAGCATGCAGAAGAGTTTGGTGTATCCATCAAGAAAGAATTTGTAAGCGATCTGGATCTTGATGGGGATATTAAAATAGTTACAACTAAGAAAGGCGAAGAATTCTACGGGAAAACGGTAGTACTTTGTCCTGGTGCCAATCCTAGATCTTTAGGCATTAAAGGAGAAAAGAAATTTATCGGTAAAGGTGTTTCTTACTGTGCCACATGTGATGCTGATTTTTATGAAGAGTTAGATGTTGTAGTAGTAGGAAATGGCGATGCAGCTATAGAAGAAGCAATATACCTCACAAAGTTTGCAGAAAAAGTAACAGTTATAGTTATCCATGATGAAGGCATATTAGATGCCAATAAGGCTAGTCAAGAGAAAGCCTTTGCTAACCCTAAAATTGATTTTATTTGGAACTCAGTTTTAGACGAAATTAAGGGTGACGGCCTTGTAGAAACTGTTGCTATAAAAAATTTAAAAACAGGGGAAATAAGTGAAGTTGAAACTAATGGTGTCTTTTTCTTTGTTGGATATGTACCAAATACAGAATTTTTAAAGGGAAAAATAGCCTTGGATGACCATGGGTACATTATAGTTAATGAAAAAATGGAAACATCAATACCTGGTGTGTATGCAGCAGGAGATGCAAATCAAAAGTTTCTTCGTCAGGTGGTAACAGCAGCTTCAGACGGTGCTATTGCAGCATTTGCTGCAGATAAGTACTTGGCAGAGGAAGAAAACTTTAAAATGCAGGTTTTAGATGCTAAGGAAACCGTTTTAGTTGCCTTTTGGAGTCCTCAATCAGAGGAGAGTATTGAAGCAGTTTCTCTTTTGGAACAGAATATAGAACAGTTTACGGATACTAAGCTGGTAAAGATAGATTTATATAGAAACCATTTGGTTGCAAGTAGATATAATGTTAACAGTATACCTACAATTTTGGTTTTCGAAAAAGGTGAAGTTGTTAATAGGTTATCTGGGTTACTTAAGAAAGATGTCATAAAGGAACTTGCCGCAAATACTAATTAA